A window of the Parambassis ranga chromosome 17, fParRan2.1, whole genome shotgun sequence genome harbors these coding sequences:
- the LOC114450213 gene encoding zinc finger and BTB domain-containing protein 14-like, with translation MSDLLRYIDYDHKATFLKMLNQQRMEGEHCDVVVVVENIEFRAHRCVLAACSNYFKKLFKKQSDEDNSIVELDFIRSDIFEEVLNYMYTARLAVRKKDVNMMMSSGQILGINFLDNLCTQKRELTNMKTRENQAPGDHGMRAQDAILKELAMEEVRKNSFYDQGMDSMGPGGSHVTQPHNYNTNMSKDPHSHSWGSSSSNDMKLEYLLYGHRDHGSCQSTGAKPMDHNAKKERLLTANRPYGCEHCPKAFTTAAHLKEHLKIHSGFKPHRCVVCGKAFIRGPDLKRHERVHSNERPFACQICEKAFKHKSHLKDHERQHRGERPFNCGSCDKAFIKASDLKRHWNTMHSGNSRRQMSLSPAASQHGQGDTTDQRDWKIEAAPHSHNSGGC, from the coding sequence ATGTCTGATTTACTGAGATATATCGACTACGACCACAAAGCCACTTTCCTGAAGATGCTGAACCAGCAGAGGATGGAAGGTGAGCACTGtgatgtggtggtggtggtggagaacaTAGAGTTCAGGGCTCACCGCTGTGTCCTGGCCGCCTGCAGCAACTATTTCAAAAAGCTCTTTAAGAAACAGAGTGACGAGGACAACTCCATCGTGGAGTTGGACTTCATCCGTTCGGACATCTTTGAGGAGGTTCTTAATTACATGTACACGGCCAGGCTGGCTGTGAGGAAGAAGGACGTCAATATGATGATGTCATCGGGGCAGATCCTGGGGATCAACTTCCTGGATAATCTGTGCACTCAGAAACGTGAGCTGACCAACATGAAGACCCGGGAGAACCAGGCTCCCGGCGACCACGGGATGAGAGCGCAGGACGCCATCTTGAAGGAGCTGGccatggaggaggtgaggaagaacAGCTTCTACGACCAGGGGATGGACAGCATGGGGCCGGGCGGCTCCCACGTGACTCAGCCGCACAACTACAACACCAACATGAGTAAAGACCCTCACAGCCACAGCTggggctcctcctcctctaacgACATGAAGCTGGAGTACCTGCTGTACGGCCACCGCGACCACGGCTCCTGCCAGAGCACGGGAGCGAAGCCCATGGACCACAACGCTAAAAAGGAGCGGCTGCTCACCGCCAACCGCCCTTACGGCTGCGAGCACTGCCCCAAAGCCTTCACCACCGCCGCCCACCTCAAGGAACACCTGAAGATCCACTCCGGCTTCAAGCCGCACCGCTGCGTAGTCTGCGGCAAGGCCTTCATCAGGGGCCCCGACCTGAAGAGGCACGAGAGGGTCCACAGCAACGAGCGGCCCTTCGCCTGCCAAATCTGCGAAAAGGCCTTCAAGCACAAGTCCCACCTGAAAGACCACGAACGGCAGCACCGGGGCGAGCGGCCCTTCAACTGCGGCTCCTGCGACAAAGCCTTCATCAAAGCGTCGGATCTGAAGCGCCACTGGAACACCATGCACAGCGGCAACTCCCGCAGACAGATGTCGCTGTCGCCCGCCGCCTCCCAGCACGGCCAGGGAGACACCACCGACCAGAGAGACTGGAAAATCGAGGCCGCGCCACACTCTCACAACTCGGGAGGCTGTtga